The following coding sequences lie in one Pararge aegeria chromosome 25, ilParAegt1.1, whole genome shotgun sequence genomic window:
- the LOC120634934 gene encoding barrier-to-autointegration factor-like: protein MEQNTTKKHRDFVSEPIGDKHVSELSGIGKVLGERMEKGGFKKASTVLGYYLVVREDHEEFQKWMKEKWGANSKQSTDCYNCLKDWTATHISA from the exons atggaacAGAATACAACAAAGAAACATCGTGACTTTGTCAGCGAGCCTATCGGAGATAAACATGTGTCAGAATTATCTGGAATTGGGAAAGTTCTTGGGGAACGGATGGAAAAAGGGGGCTTTAAAAAG GCTTCTACAGTTCTTGGATACTACTTGGTTGTACGCGAAGATCACGAAGAGTTTCAAAAGTGGATGAAAGAAAAGTGGGGCGCAAACTCTAAACAGTCGACAGACTGTTATAATTGTCTGAAAGATTGGACTGCAACTCATATTTCAGCCTAA